In Acidimicrobiales bacterium, the following proteins share a genomic window:
- a CDS encoding TIGR00725 family protein yields MAGRLHVAVVGAGDADEELAAAAEEVGRRLAQAGAAVVCGGLGGVMEAACRGAKSAGGLTIGVLPGRRRADANRWVDVAIPTGMGETRNALVVLSADAVVAVGGEHGTLSEVAFGLKLGRPVVGLRTWRLVRGDGAADESIVPAEDPQAAVAVVLALTGHLRP; encoded by the coding sequence GTGGCGGGCCGGCTTCATGTGGCCGTCGTCGGTGCCGGCGACGCCGACGAGGAGCTGGCCGCGGCGGCCGAGGAGGTGGGGCGCCGGCTGGCCCAGGCGGGCGCGGCCGTCGTGTGTGGGGGCCTCGGAGGCGTGATGGAGGCGGCCTGCAGAGGGGCGAAGTCGGCGGGAGGGCTCACCATCGGTGTCCTGCCGGGCCGCCGGCGGGCGGACGCCAACCGCTGGGTGGACGTGGCCATTCCCACGGGCATGGGCGAGACCCGCAACGCCCTCGTCGTGTTGAGCGCCGACGCCGTCGTCGCCGTCGGCGGCGAGCACGGCACGCTGTCGGAGGTGGCGTTCGGTCTCAAGCTGGGTCGGCCGGTCGTCGGCCTCAGGACCTGGCGACTGGTCCGGGGCGACGGCGCCGCCGACGAGAGCATCGTCCCCGCCGAGGACCCGCAAGCTGCTGTCGCCGTCGTCCTGGCGCTCACCGGCCACCTGCGCCCCTAA
- a CDS encoding cytochrome P450, which translates to MDDSSTGAPIEAPAFDPFERGFFADPYSRYRALREHDPVHHSPLDLWMLFRYDDIVGLLRDPSLSVEPENAAPTLRAQVFEEVAGERVVRRPRSILSLDPPDHTRLRRLVSKAFTPKRVEALRPRVQQLVDEALDRVAPAARMDVVADLAFPLPFTVICELLGMPEGERDQLREASHTLAGTLDPILTAEQIEEAMRASDLIRAYVTDVVAWKRAHPADDLLSALVEAEEEGDRLSEGELLDQVVLLYIAGHETTVNLIGNGTLALLRDRGAFEQLGADADLAVNAVEELLRYDSPVQFSRRITLSDLKIGDRLIEAGSFVLTCLGSANHDPGRWGADADRLSLARTGAAQHLSFGSGIHHCLGAALARLEGQVALHTLARRFPSAALEDEPEAWNGRIVLRGLDRLPVSLDS; encoded by the coding sequence GTGGATGACAGCAGCACAGGTGCTCCGATCGAGGCGCCGGCGTTCGATCCGTTCGAGCGTGGGTTCTTCGCGGACCCGTACTCGCGGTACCGGGCGCTCCGGGAGCATGACCCGGTGCACCACAGCCCCCTCGATCTGTGGATGCTCTTCCGCTACGACGACATCGTCGGTCTGCTGCGCGACCCGTCGTTGAGCGTCGAGCCCGAGAACGCGGCGCCGACGCTCCGGGCCCAGGTATTCGAGGAGGTGGCCGGCGAGCGCGTCGTTCGCCGGCCGCGGTCCATCCTGAGCCTCGATCCTCCCGATCACACGCGGCTGCGCCGGCTGGTCTCCAAGGCGTTCACCCCCAAACGGGTCGAGGCCCTGCGGCCACGGGTTCAGCAGCTCGTCGACGAGGCGCTCGATCGTGTGGCCCCGGCAGCCAGGATGGACGTGGTCGCCGATCTGGCGTTTCCGCTGCCGTTCACCGTGATCTGCGAGCTCCTGGGGATGCCCGAGGGCGAGCGCGATCAGCTCCGGGAGGCGTCGCACACGCTGGCCGGGACGCTCGACCCCATCCTGACCGCCGAGCAGATCGAGGAGGCGATGCGGGCCTCCGATCTGATCCGTGCCTACGTGACCGACGTCGTGGCGTGGAAGCGCGCCCACCCGGCCGACGATCTCCTGTCTGCCCTCGTCGAGGCCGAGGAGGAGGGCGACCGGCTGTCGGAGGGCGAGCTCCTCGACCAGGTCGTGCTGCTCTACATTGCCGGGCACGAGACCACTGTCAACCTGATCGGGAACGGCACGCTCGCCCTGCTGCGCGACCGGGGTGCCTTCGAGCAGCTGGGTGCGGACGCCGACCTCGCCGTCAACGCCGTCGAGGAGCTGCTTCGCTACGACAGCCCGGTGCAGTTCTCCCGGCGCATCACCCTCTCGGACCTCAAGATCGGCGACCGGCTCATCGAGGCGGGAAGCTTCGTGCTCACGTGCCTGGGCTCGGCCAACCACGATCCGGGTCGCTGGGGTGCGGACGCCGACCGCCTCTCGCTGGCCCGGACGGGCGCGGCCCAGCACCTGTCGTTCGGCAGCGGGATCCACCACTGCCTGGGCGCGGCCCTGGCCCGGCTCGAGGGGCAGGTGGCGTTGCACACGCTGGCCCGGCGCTTCCCGTCGGCGGCGCTCGAGGACGAGCCTGAGGCGTGGAACGGGAGGATCGTGCTCCGGGGCCTCGACCGACTTCCCGTGTCGCTCGACTCCTGA
- a CDS encoding MBL fold metallo-hydrolase has translation MLATMLIGDVEVLPVHDGTAYFPPGEAFAGTTADQWAPHRELLTDDGLLPLELGGFLVRHRGRVAVVDAGVGSIKGPFAGGAFLQSLAAHGVTPSEVTDVVFTHLHFDHVGWATRKGEVVFPNATYRCDRRDWTHFVGPDPGATKKLSPVESRLETWDASGPLLPGIDVLAAPGHTPGSTVVVLSSGADRALVLGDVAHCPVQLVDDEWAILGDVDPALARRTRTALAREIEDTGVPVAGVHFPDMSFGRLLSGRGGRRWVVP, from the coding sequence ATGCTGGCGACCATGCTGATCGGAGACGTCGAGGTCCTGCCGGTGCACGACGGCACCGCCTACTTCCCCCCCGGCGAGGCCTTCGCCGGCACGACAGCGGACCAGTGGGCGCCCCACCGGGAGCTCCTCACCGACGACGGCCTGCTTCCCCTGGAGCTGGGCGGGTTCCTGGTTCGGCACCGGGGCCGGGTCGCCGTGGTCGATGCCGGGGTCGGCTCGATCAAGGGACCCTTTGCCGGCGGAGCATTCCTCCAAAGCCTGGCCGCCCACGGGGTCACGCCGAGCGAAGTGACCGACGTCGTCTTCACCCACCTGCACTTCGACCACGTCGGCTGGGCCACGAGAAAGGGCGAGGTGGTGTTCCCCAACGCCACGTACCGCTGCGACCGACGGGACTGGACCCATTTCGTGGGACCGGACCCCGGGGCAACCAAGAAGCTGTCGCCGGTCGAGAGCAGGCTCGAGACGTGGGACGCGAGCGGGCCCCTGCTTCCCGGCATCGATGTCCTGGCCGCTCCTGGGCACACGCCCGGCAGCACGGTGGTCGTGCTCTCCTCGGGCGCCGATCGAGCGCTCGTGCTGGGAGACGTGGCCCACTGCCCGGTGCAGCTGGTGGACGACGAGTGGGCGATCCTCGGCGACGTCGATCCCGCGCTCGCCCGGCGGACCCGGACAGCGCTGGCCCGGGAGATCGAGGACACGGGCGTTCCGGTGGCAGGCGTGCACTTTCCCGACATGAGCTTCGGGCGCCTGCTTTCGGGCCGGGGCGGACGCCGTTGGGTGGTGCCGTAG
- a CDS encoding NAD(P)/FAD-dependent oxidoreductase: MAQPSAQESMGRVGLPAPVQELARLPWDAVIVGGGHNGLAAAAYIARAGRRVLVVEGRERLGGACTLEQPFDDPDWHVSPCAYLVGLLHPLVVEELELARYGYGYEVVDPHLWCPLEDGSALTLWDDPVRSAAEVAAVSPPDVDGYLAYEDLFGRLRRALRGPDPIGDTWLGDAPTQEELVARLGDDGEAVDVVLGASIADVLERHVKDSRLRTALHGQGIIGTYAGPRDAGTAAVHAMHASGMLGGKGGAWGYVRGGMGRVSFALADAARAAGAVVATGVPVAAVVPGVGVVLEGGETIRADAVVSNADPKRTLALCSGDVPGHYRRRLEEWRIDSPVVKVNCGLARLPRFVAATDDTPFRSMVTISSGVDDTQAACAASRRGVPTPAWCELYFQTAYDPTIAPRGKHTMSVFAQYAPYRLAEGDWTTRREEVGDLVLASIARFAPDVFDVVEHRQVLGPPDIEARTGLTGGHIFQGECLPDQMWDRRLTPRTPVPGLYLCGAATHPGGSVIAANGRNAAMVVIADLARRRRTPVNPG; the protein is encoded by the coding sequence GTGGCCCAGCCGAGCGCGCAGGAGTCGATGGGACGGGTCGGGCTGCCCGCCCCCGTCCAGGAGCTGGCTCGGCTCCCGTGGGACGCGGTGATCGTCGGGGGCGGCCACAACGGCCTGGCCGCCGCCGCCTACATCGCCCGTGCTGGTCGGCGGGTGCTCGTGGTCGAAGGGCGGGAGCGTCTGGGCGGGGCCTGCACCCTGGAGCAGCCCTTCGACGACCCCGACTGGCACGTCAGCCCGTGCGCGTACCTCGTCGGGCTGCTGCATCCGCTGGTGGTGGAGGAGCTGGAGCTGGCCCGGTACGGCTACGGCTATGAGGTCGTCGACCCGCACCTCTGGTGTCCCCTGGAGGACGGGTCGGCCCTGACGCTCTGGGACGACCCCGTCCGCTCGGCGGCCGAGGTGGCCGCCGTCTCGCCCCCCGACGTCGACGGGTACCTCGCCTACGAGGACCTCTTCGGACGCCTGCGGCGGGCGCTGCGGGGCCCCGATCCGATCGGCGACACGTGGTTGGGCGACGCGCCAACACAAGAGGAGCTGGTGGCGCGCCTCGGAGATGATGGAGAGGCTGTCGACGTGGTGCTCGGTGCCTCGATCGCCGACGTCCTCGAGCGGCACGTGAAGGACTCGCGGCTGCGGACCGCCCTCCATGGTCAGGGGATCATCGGCACCTACGCCGGTCCCCGTGACGCCGGGACGGCAGCCGTCCACGCCATGCACGCGTCCGGGATGCTGGGCGGCAAGGGCGGGGCTTGGGGTTACGTGCGCGGCGGGATGGGTCGGGTGTCGTTCGCACTGGCAGACGCAGCCCGGGCGGCCGGAGCGGTCGTGGCGACCGGGGTCCCTGTGGCCGCCGTCGTACCCGGTGTGGGCGTCGTGCTCGAAGGGGGCGAGACCATCCGCGCCGACGCCGTGGTGTCGAACGCCGATCCAAAGCGGACCTTGGCCCTGTGCTCGGGCGATGTTCCCGGGCACTACCGCCGGCGCCTCGAGGAGTGGCGGATCGACAGCCCGGTGGTGAAGGTGAACTGCGGCCTGGCCCGGTTGCCCCGTTTCGTGGCTGCCACCGACGACACGCCCTTTCGCTCCATGGTGACGATCAGCTCCGGCGTCGACGACACGCAGGCGGCCTGCGCCGCGAGCCGTCGCGGCGTACCGACGCCGGCATGGTGCGAGCTGTACTTCCAGACTGCGTATGACCCGACCATCGCGCCGCGGGGCAAGCACACCATGAGCGTCTTCGCCCAGTACGCCCCCTACCGACTGGCCGAGGGTGACTGGACCACCCGGCGCGAGGAGGTCGGCGATCTCGTCCTGGCCAGCATCGCCCGCTTCGCCCCGGACGTGTTCGATGTCGTCGAGCACCGCCAGGTGCTGGGTCCTCCGGACATCGAGGCCCGGACGGGACTGACCGGCGGTCACATCTTCCAGGGAGAATGTCTCCCGGACCAGATGTGGGACCGACGGCTCACGCCGCGCACACCGGTTCCCGGCCTGTACCTGTGCGGCGCGGCCACGCACCCGGGCGGCAGCGTGATCGCGGCCAACGGCCGCAATGCAGCCATGGTCGTGATCGCCGACCTGGCTCGGCGACGCAGGACGCCTGTCAACCCCGGCTAG